TGGCGAATCTATCTGGTGGACATCACCGGTAAAGACTATCTTGGTATTCTCTCCCGCCCTTGTGATAATGGTCTTCACCTCATGCGGGGTAAGGTTCTGCGCCTCATCGACTATGAAAAACACGTCAGAGAGGCTGCGCCCGCGTATATAGGCCAGCGGCGTAATAACAAGCTTCTCTGTCCTTTCCATCTCCTCTATCTTTGCCAGTTCCCTGCTCTGGGTCCTGAACTTGTTCTTGATAACAGAGAGGTTATCAAACAGCGGTTGCATATAGGGTCCGATCTTCTCGTTCACATCGCCCGGCAGGAAACCGATATCACGGTTGGCCAGCGGTATAATGGGCCGGGCAAGCAGTATCTGCTTGTACCTGTTATCCTGGTGCAGAGCGGCAGCCAGCGCAAGGAGGGTCTTCCCGGTCCCGGCCTTCCCCGTAAGGGATATAAGCTGAATCTCAGGCCGTATCAGCGCATCGATCGAAAATGTCTGCTCGGCATTTCGCGGCTCGATCCCGTAAATCCTGTACTTCTCAACCCGTTCCATCATATCCCTGAACGGATCATAATGGACCAGTACGGAGGCCTTGCTGCTTCTGAGTATGTAGTACTGGTGAGGCTCCATGCTCAGCTTAAATTCAGCCGCAGGAACACCTTCGGGCTCCTCATAAAGCCTCGATATCAGCCGGTCATCAAAATCCTCATGCATCTCCACTGCCCTGTCCATCGAATCGAGGTTTGCCACCTTGTCTGACTCATAGTCCTGCGCCAGTATACCGAGCGACTTGGCCTTCATTCTCAGGTTTATGTCTTTCGATACCAGTATTACAGGACGCCTGTTGAATCTTCTCCTTACATGGTCAGTTATGGCAAGTATCCGGTGGTCGGGGGTCTTTTCAGGAAACGATTCACACATCTCGTCGGAGAAGGGCTTACCCGTTTCGATCGACAGTTTTCCAAGTCCCCGTCCCAGCTTAATGCCACCATTGAAAAGGTGGTCGCCCGACAAAAGATCAAGCTCGCGGGTGAATTCCCTTGCGTGGTAATTGATCAGGTCATTGCCCCTTTTAAGCCGGTCCAGCTCCTCAAGAACAACTATCGGGATTACCAGGTCGTTTTCCTGGAAGCGGTATATACACTTGTAGTCATGCAGCAGAACATTCGTATCAAGTACGAATGTTTTCTTCTTATTCCCCATTGATTCCTGTGCAGTTTAATAATTATCGTAATCCAAAAATAAATAAATAAAATGGTTTTTACCGGGGTGAAGCTTATTAAATAGTTGTTAAATTTGTTCCCCGCGGCAAGCCTGACTGAACCGTCACGCAGGCTCCCGCAGGAAGTGGAACCCAAATCATTTCAGTAATGGAAACTCTCAAGGCGATAAAGACAAGAAGAAGCATCAGGAAATACCGGTCCGGTATGATTTCCAGACAAGAGGTAAATGCACTGCTTGAGGCCGGCATGTATGCCCCTTCGGCACGTAACGAGCAGCCCTGGCACTTCGTGGTGGTTACGGAGAGAGAACTGCTCAACAGGCTGATGGATGCACACCCCTATGCCTCAATGCTTGCAGAGGCGCCACTTGCCATCCTGGTATGCGGCGACACAGACCTTGAAAAAAGCAAGGGATACTGGCCGGTGGACTGCTCAGCGGCCACCCAGAACATACTGCTGGCGGCACATGACCGGGGCTTTGGCAGCGTGTGGCTCGGCGTGTACCCCCGCGACGAAAGGATGGAAGCCATAAAATCCATCTTCTCGCTGCCTGCTAATATTCAGCCTTTCTCACTCATTGCCCTTGGATATGCTGCCGAGGATAAAGAGCCTCCCGAGCGGTTCAGGCCGGAAAGAATTCATCTGAACGGATGGGGCAGCCGTTACGACACCTGATCCCGGCGGCTGCCGGCAGCTGCTGTCCCTGCCGCGATGCCCGATAAGAAACCCTGTTGTAGAATGATGTCGTGTCAGTCACACAGTCCTGTCCGAAAACTTAAAACGCTGCCGCAACTATTATGACCTACAAGAAAACACTGGAGTACCTTTTCAGTCAACTGCCGATGTACCAGCGCATAGGCAAAGCCGCCTACAAGGCAGACCTGGCTACAACCCTGGCACTTGATGAATATTCCGGTCATCCCCACAAGAGGTTCAGAACGGTGCATGTTGCCGGCACCAACGGCAAAGGGTCGGTATCACACATGCTGGCATCGGTGCTGCAGTCGGCCGGCCTTAAAACCGGGCTCTACACATCGCCCCATCTGCTCGACTTCAGGGAAAGGATCAGAATTGACGGTAAGCCGGTTGGAAAGGATTTCGTCACAGGTTTCACCGCAGGCCATCGCAAACTGTTCGAAAGGTTGCGACCCTCCTTTTTTGAAATGACCGTTGCCATGGCATTCGAATACTTTGCAGCAGAGAAGGTCGATGTAGCGGTTATAGAGACAGGTATGGGAGGCAGGCTTGATTCGACCAACATTATAACACCGCTTGTTTCCGTAATTACGAATATCGGGCTGGATCACACCGAGTTCCTTGGCAACAGCCTGCAGGCCATAGCAGGAGAAAAGGCAGGGATCATCAAACCGGGCATACCCGTGGTTATTGGCGAGATGCAGCCTGAGACAAGGGATGTGTTCATCACGGCTGCCAGGCAAACGGGGTCTTTAATAAGCTTTGCTTCAGAAGAGTACACCTGCGAATTTGCCACATTCACCACAGGGGGGCTGCAGTCGTTAAATATAACATCAAACAGGGAGGCGCGCCGGTCGTCAGGTGGCCGAAAGGCGGACTGGAAAAACCTGGAGACCGACCTGCTGGGCTTCTACCAGCAAAAGAATGCCGTTACTGTACTGAAAATCATAGATGTTTTGAGGGAACAGGGACTTGATATCAGCCGGGAGCATGTGTATAGCGGACTCCGGCAGGTTGCAACAGCTACGGGATTTCGCGGGCGATGGCAGATAGCCGGCAGGAACCCGCTGATCGTATTCGACACAGCCCACAATGCTGCCGGCATCAGCAATGTCATTGGCCAGATACGGGCAACTCCCCACAGGCACCTGCACATGGTGCTGGGATTTGTAAACGACAAGAAAACGGGAGAGATCCTTCGCATGCTACCGGCCGGTGCCACCTATTACTTGACCATGGCATCCATACCAAGATCGCTCGATGCCGCTGAGCTCCAAAGCAAGGCCCTCGCGGCAGGCCTTTCAGGAAAAGCATACCATACAGTGCCCGATGCTATCTCGGCAGCACTTGCCGCTGCCGGACCAGACGACCTGGTATTTGTGGGGGGCAGCACCTTCGTAGTGGCCGACGGATTGATGAACAAATAGTAAATGTCATCAGTTTATCTGCTTCCGGCCCCTTGTTCTTCTTCCCAATTCAATATCCCATCTGCCGCTCACCATGAAATCACCCGTGTCAGAACAGATCGAAAACAATATTTACTTTTGTTGTTTAACAAACCTGTGGTATTTTTAGCACGGCAATACCTTGAGATATTTAACGCAAAATGTTCTCAAGGAGTAATTAACCTTTCCATAATTCCAGATGAAAAATCTAAGAACAGTCATAAGCCTGCTGATCCTTATTGCATTAACTGCAGGAATTTCCAAAGCAACCAAATTCGTCAGCGTTCTGCCGGTTGATAACCAGATCCTGGCACTACACTTCCAGGACGGAATGGTTGTCTACAACT
The Marinilabiliales bacterium genome window above contains:
- a CDS encoding bifunctional folylpolyglutamate synthase/dihydrofolate synthase — translated: MTYKKTLEYLFSQLPMYQRIGKAAYKADLATTLALDEYSGHPHKRFRTVHVAGTNGKGSVSHMLASVLQSAGLKTGLYTSPHLLDFRERIRIDGKPVGKDFVTGFTAGHRKLFERLRPSFFEMTVAMAFEYFAAEKVDVAVIETGMGGRLDSTNIITPLVSVITNIGLDHTEFLGNSLQAIAGEKAGIIKPGIPVVIGEMQPETRDVFITAARQTGSLISFASEEYTCEFATFTTGGLQSLNITSNREARRSSGGRKADWKNLETDLLGFYQQKNAVTVLKIIDVLREQGLDISREHVYSGLRQVATATGFRGRWQIAGRNPLIVFDTAHNAAGISNVIGQIRATPHRHLHMVLGFVNDKKTGEILRMLPAGATYYLTMASIPRSLDAAELQSKALAAGLSGKAYHTVPDAISAALAAAGPDDLVFVGGSTFVVADGLMNK
- a CDS encoding PhoH family protein produces the protein MGNKKKTFVLDTNVLLHDYKCIYRFQENDLVIPIVVLEELDRLKRGNDLINYHAREFTRELDLLSGDHLFNGGIKLGRGLGKLSIETGKPFSDEMCESFPEKTPDHRILAITDHVRRRFNRRPVILVSKDINLRMKAKSLGILAQDYESDKVANLDSMDRAVEMHEDFDDRLISRLYEEPEGVPAAEFKLSMEPHQYYILRSSKASVLVHYDPFRDMMERVEKYRIYGIEPRNAEQTFSIDALIRPEIQLISLTGKAGTGKTLLALAAALHQDNRYKQILLARPIIPLANRDIGFLPGDVNEKIGPYMQPLFDNLSVIKNKFRTQSRELAKIEEMERTEKLVITPLAYIRGRSLSDVFFIVDEAQNLTPHEVKTIITRAGENTKIVFTGDVHQIDSPYLDMKSNGLSYMTDKMKGQDIFAHVNLVKGERSFLSELASNLL
- a CDS encoding nitroreductase family protein encodes the protein METLKAIKTRRSIRKYRSGMISRQEVNALLEAGMYAPSARNEQPWHFVVVTERELLNRLMDAHPYASMLAEAPLAILVCGDTDLEKSKGYWPVDCSAATQNILLAAHDRGFGSVWLGVYPRDERMEAIKSIFSLPANIQPFSLIALGYAAEDKEPPERFRPERIHLNGWGSRYDT